In Quercus robur chromosome 10, dhQueRobu3.1, whole genome shotgun sequence, a genomic segment contains:
- the LOC126702653 gene encoding disease resistance protein RPV1-like isoform X18: MALLDMKTDSSSFPSSSSAAVRWNYDVFLSFRGKDTRYNFVGHLYEALIQKGIHIFKDDINLDRGRPILPELLKAIGESRFAIVIISEDYASSDSCLVELAHIIHCKKEMGMTILPVFHHVDPSNIRKQLGTFEQAFIEHEKKENKETVEKWRDALREVGSLSGWHLKEYCSEIENIKDIVGCISLHLKYDALPYIAKDLVGINSRMEEFESHLALGSNDVRFIGIWGMGGMGKTTLARVVYYMVSIKFEACSFIEDVRERSERDGLVTLQQDLISDILKGTDLKIRDKYDGVINIRNRLRCKRILLVLDDVDKLDQLKFLVGEHDWFGPGSRIIITTRDEHVLKTHEVNEIYEVDGLNDEHALRLFSSKAFKGKHVPNDYLELSKHFLNYARGLPLALEVLGSFLNGKSIAEWKSALERLKDFPERIILQALKISFDGLRDAEKEIFLHIACFLNHKEKDHVLEVLDSLGLHPVIGLKELIDKSLLKITYMHIVWMHDLLEEMGKDIVRNECLNDPGKRSRLWCYKDIESVLKKNKGMKAVQAMHILCNYDKDEHEVKETCWSPEAISQMYNLKFLRIYGIFQDPQHLPNSLRVLCWSYYPSNSLPSTFQPDELVMLCLPHSRNEQLCIGIKNFDKLKIIDLSSSGFIISPDFTGVPNLEKLNLSSCQKLRELHPSVGILKKLVHFDLKFCENLVCLPNTICSLNSLERLDLCGCSNFDNLPENLGNLKGLKMLYLSGTAIKELPSSIDGLTTLTSLTLNDCKNLVCLPSTICSLKLLERLDLSRCSNFDNLPENLGNLKGLEELYLSGTAIKELPSSIDGLTTLTSLTLNDCKNLVCLPSSLNSLERLDFCGRSNFDNLPENLGNLKGLKNLHLSGTAIKELPSSIDGLTTLTSLTLNDCKNLVCLPSTICSLKLLECLDLYGCSNFDNLPENLGNLKGLKELNLSGTSIKELPSSIDGLTALTSLTLQDCENLVCLPSTICSLKLLECLDLYGCSNFDNLPENLGNLKGLKNLHLSGTAIKELPSSIDGLTTLTSLTLNDCKNLVCLPSIICSLNSLERLDLYGCSNFDNLPENLGNLKGLKNLHLSGTAIKELPSSIDGLTTLTSLTLNDCKNLVCLPSTICSLNSLERLDLCGCSNFDNLLENLGNLNGLKNLHLSGTAIKELPSSIDGLTTLTSLTLWSCRNLVCLPNTICCLISLECLEISGCSSFEYLPENLGNVKGLKKLGLSGSAIKELPSSIERLMHLTSLNLLDCFNLGCLPNTTCGFKFHGTLDLSTCSRFKNLPEMPWIIEGLLMLDLSNTVIEEMPSSIGRLTDLTALTLRFCMNLVRLPSTICSWKSLESLDLLGCLKFKNLPKNIGNMKDLEVLNLCWTSIIEFPSSIVLLKNLKHLYIRGWKLSEFYSQSASLELMDPLWNLPFSQPTSPQECIGLPSFLYSSLPTSPVLVGLLLPSLSGLHSLTYLCINDCDLLSIPDDIGCLSSLECLNLSGNNFVSLPESMSQLFNLRRLYLEGCKRLQSLGNVLSTIDSVIANDCSSLERLPELQFYPFMSNHSLFQCFNCFKLVDYIQNGSNMLQGLPNIVIPGGEIPKWFSNEFQGDNIQLSFPGCDELMGIVLCVVFVPNGSHQYHRNWNFTCIFQLNGLKIADFSQSYYFTTKYGRIESPHIWLLYLSTHRSVSNWGKICSRIDANGFRQLKIQIFAEVVEKIGVQLVYKQDMEDPNQTMAQCISNNSTLYEDFGVVHHDIDNSPIESSRNKQSRDVDDGAGPSGEGYSNEEPQPKWIQGEIFDYFAMEGGDQISKKLESIHGGKEDIYQDIEDPNQTLTQLSINSRKLYEELGDLSHDSYNSAAEGSRIKRRLDEEDGAGPSGEGYSNNEPHPKTRRMYG; this comes from the exons ATGGCTTTATTGGACATGAAGACGGACTCGTCATCTTTCCCAAGTTCTTCTTCAGCTGCTGTCCGATGGAATTATGACGTCTTTCTCAGTTTCAGAGGCAAGGACACCCGCTACAATTTTGTGGGTCATCTTTATGAAGCTTTGATACAAAAAGGCATTCACATTTTTAAAGACGATATAAACCTTGACAGAGGAAGACCCATCTTACCAGAGCTGTTGAAAGCAATAGGGGAGTCGAGATTTGCTATTGTCATTATCTCAGAAGACTACGCATCTTCAGATTCGTGTTTAGTTGAACTTGCACACATCATTCACTGCAAGAAAGAGATGGGAATGACAATTCTGCCTGTTTTTCACCATGTGGATCCATCCAATATACGGAAACAACTGGGAACTTTTGAGcaggcatttattgaacatgaAAAAAAGGAGAACAAAGAGACGGTGGAGAAATGGAGAGATGCTTTGAGAGAAGTGGGCAGCCTGAGCGGATGGCATTTAAAGGAATATTG CTCTGAGATAGAAAACATCAAAGACATCGTGGGATGTATATCGCTTCACTTGAAATATGATGCATTACCATACATTGCCAAGGACCTAGTAGGAATAAACTCTCGAATGGAGGAATTTGAGTCGCATTTAGCTTTAGGGTCAAACGATGTTCGCTTTATAGGGATTTGGGGGATGGGGGGAATGGGCAAGACAACTCTTGCTAGAGTTGTTTATTATATGGTTTCTATTAAATTTGAAGCTTGTAGTTTTATTGAGGATGTTAGGGAAAGATCTGAAAGAGATGGTTTAGTTACACTACAACAGGATCTTATTTCTGATATTTTGAAGGGAACAGATTTGAAAATTAGAGATAAGTATGATGGAGTTATCAATATCAGGAATAGGTTACGTTGTAAAAGGATTCTTCTTGTCCTTGATGATGTAGATAAATTGGACCAGTTGAAATTCTTAGTTGGGGAGCATGATTGGTTTGGTCCGGGCAGTAGAATTATCATAACAACAAGAGATGAGCATGTGTTGAAAACACATGAAGTAAATGAAATATATGAAGTTGATGGATTGAATGATGAACATGCTCTTCGACTATTTTCATCAAAAGCCTTTAAAGGCAAACATGTCCCAAATGATTATTTAGAGCTGTCTAAACATTTTTTGAATTATGCTAGGGGCCTTCCATTAGCTCTTGAGGTTTTAGGTTCATTTTTGAATGGAAAAAGTATTGCTGAATGGAAAAGTGCATTAGAGAGGCTCAAAGATTTTCCTGAGAGAATCATTCTCCAAGCACTTAAAATAAGTTTCGATGGACTCCGTGATGCAGAGAAGGAAATATTCCTGCATATTGCATGCTTCCTTAACCACAAGGAGAAAGATCATGTATTAGAAGTACTGGATAGTCTTGGCCTTCATCCTGTCATTGGATTGAAGGAACTCATTGATAAATCCCTCTTGAAAATTACGTATATGCATATAGTGTGGATGCATGATTTACTAGAAGAAATGGGGAAGGACATAGTTCGTAACGAGTGCCTTAATGATCCTGGAAAGCGTAGTAGATTGTGGTGTTATAAGGACATTGAAAGCgtgttgaaaaaaaataag GGAATGAAAGCAGTTCAAGCCAtgcatattttgtgtaattatgATAAAGATGAACATGAAGTAAAAGAGACATGTTGGAGCCCTGAGGCCATTTCGCAAATGTACAATCTTAAATTTCTTAGAATTTATGGTATTTTCCAGGATCCTCAACATCTTCCAAATTCTTTAAGAGTTCTCTGTTGGAGTTATTATCCTTCAAATTCTCTACCGTCAACTTTCCAGCCAGATGAGCTTGTTATGCTTTGTTTGCCACATAGCAGAAATGAACAACTTTGCATAGGAATAAAG aattttgacaagttgaagatCATCGACTTGTCTTCGTCGGGCTTCATTATATCCCCAGACTTCACTGGAGTCCCAAATCTTGAGAAATTAAATCTTTCATCTTGTCAAAAATTACGTGAGCTTCACCCATCCGTTGGAATTCTTAAAAAGCTTGTTCATTTTGATCTAAAGTTTTGCGAAAATCTTGTGTGTCTTCCTAACACCATTTGTAGTTTGAATTCACTTGAACGGCTTGATCTTTGTGG ATGCtcaaattttgacaacttgCCGGAGAACCTAGGGAATCTCAAAGGTCTCAAGATGCTTTATTTGAGTGGAACAGCTATAAAAGAGCTGCCTTCATCAATTGATGGTTTGACAACCCTTACTTCGTTGACTCTTAACGATTGTAAGAATCTTGTGTGTCTTCCTAGCACcatttgtagtttgaaattGCTAGAACGTCTTGATCTTTCTAGATGCtcaaattttgacaacttgCCGGAGAAC CTAGGGAATCTCAAAGGTCTCGAGGAGCTTTATTTGAGTGGAACAGCTATAAAAGAGCTGCCTTCATCAATTGATGGTTTGACAACCCTTACTTCGTTGACTCTTAACGATTGTAAGAATCTTGTGTGTCTTCCTAGCAGTTTGAATTCACTTGAAAGGCTTGATTTTTGTGGGCGCtcaaattttgacaacttgCCGGAGAACCTAGGAAATCTCAAAG GTCTCAAGAACCTTCACTTGAGTGGAACAGCTATAAAAGAGTTGCCTTCATCAATTGATGGTTTGACAACCCTTACTTCATTGACTCTTAACGATTGTAAGAATCTTGTGTGCCTTCCTAGCACcatttgtagtttgaaattGCTAGAATGTCTTGATCTTTATGG ATGCtcaaattttgacaacttgCCGGAGAACCTAGGGAATCTCAAAG GTCTCAAGGAGCTTAATTTGAGTGGAACATCTATAAAAGAGCTGCCTTCATCAATTGATGGTTTGACAGCCCTTACATCATTGACTCTCCAAGATTGTGAGAATCTTGTGTGCCTTCCTAGCACcatttgtagtttgaaattGCTAGAATGTCTTGATCTTTATGGGTGCtcaaattttgacaacttgCCGGAGAACCTAGGGAATCTCAAAG GTCTCAAGAACCTTCACTTGAGTGGAACAGCTATAAAAGAGTTGCCTTCATCAATTGATGGTTTGACAACCCTTACTTCATTGACTCTTAACGATTGTAAGAATCTTGTGTGTCTTCCTAGCATCATTTGTAGTTTGAATTCACTTGAAAGGCTTGATCTTTATGGGTGCtcaaattttgacaacttgCCGGAGAACCTAGGAAATCTCAAAGGTCTCAAGAACCTTCACTTGAGTGGAACAGCTATAAAAGAATTGCCTTCATCAATTGATGGTTTGACAACCCTTACTTCATTGACTCTTAACGATTGTAAGAATCTTGTGTGTCTTCCTAGCACCATTTGTAGTTTGAATTCACTTGAAAGGCTTGATCTTTGTGGGTGCtcaaattttgacaacttgCTGGAGAACCTAGGAAATCTCAATGGTCTCAAGAACCTTCACTTGAGTGGAACAGCTATAAAAGAGTTGCCTTCATCAATTGATGGTTTGACAACCCTTACTTCATTGACTCTTTGGAGTTGCAGAAATCTTGTGTGTCTTCCTAACACCATTTGTTGTTTGATATCGCTTGAATGTCTTGAGATTTCTGGGTGCTCAAGTTTTGAATACTTGCCAGAGAATCTAGGGAATGTCAAAGGCCTAAAGAAGCTTGGTTTGAGTGGATCAGCTATAAAGGAGTTGCCTTCATCAATTGAACGTTTGATGCACCTTACTTCATTGAATTTGCTTGATTGCTTTAATCTTGGGTGTCTTCCTAACACAACTTGTGGTTTTAAGTTCCATGGCACTCTTGATCTTTCTACATGCTCAAGATTCAAAAACTTGCCAGAGATGCCATGGATAATCGAAGGTCTATTGATGCTTGATTTGAGTAATACAGTTATAGAAGAGATGCCTTCATCAATTGGCCGTTTGACTGACCTTACTGCATTGACTCTAAGATTTTGCATGAATCTTGTGCGCCTTCCTAGCACCATTTGTAGTTGGAAATCGCTTGAATCTCTTGATCTTTTAGGatgtttaaaattcaaaaacttgcCAAAGAACATAGGAAATATGAAAGATTTGGAGGTGCTCAATTTGTGTTGGACATCCATAATAGAGTTTCCTTCTTCCATTGTTCTCCTTAAAAATCTCAAACATCTATATATTCGTGGATGGAAATTATCTGAATTTTATTCCCAGTCAGCAAGTCTTGAGTTGATGGACCCATTATGGAATTTACCATTTTCCCAGCCAACGAGTCCTCAGGAGTGCATAGGATTGCCgtcatttttatattcttcCCTGCCAACAAGTCCTGTTTTAGTGGGCTTATTATTGCCTTCCTTATCGGGTCTGCATTCTTTAACATATTTGTGTATTAATGATTGCGATCTTTTGTCAATCCCCGATGACATTGGCTGCCTGTCATCTTTAGAATGCTTAAACCTAAGtggaaataattttgtttcCCTTCCTGAAAGCATGTCCCAACTCTTTAATCTTCGAAGACTCTATTTGGAGGGTTGCAAGAGGCTTCAATCATTGGGAAATGTTCTGTCAACTATTGATTCTGTAATTGCAAACGATTGTAGCTCACTGGAGAGATTGCCAGAACTACAATTTTATCCTTTTATGTCAAATCACTCCCTTTTCCAATGTTTCAACTGCTTCAAATTGGTTGACTATATTCAAAATGGCAGTAACATGcttcag GGACTACCAAATATTGTTATTCCTGGAGGTGAAATTCCAAAATGGTTTAGCAATGAGTTTCAGGGTGATAACATACAATTGTCTTTTCCTGGGTGTGATGAGCTAATGGGAATTGTGTTGTGTGTTGTTTTTGTACCCAATGGGTCACATCAATATCATAGAAATTGGaattttacatgtatttttCAGCTCAATGGACTTAAGATTGCAGATTTCTCACAATCTTATTATTTTACGACAAAATATGGTAGAATTGAATCTCCTCATATTTGGCTGCTATATTTGTCCACTCACCGTTCCGTCTCCAATTGGGGCAAAATATGTAGTCGCATTGATGCCAATGGATTCCGTCAACTCAAGATTCAAATATTTGCAGAGGTGGTGGAGAAAATTGGGGTTCAGTTGGTATACAAGCAAGACATGGAAGATCCCAATCAAACCATGGCACAGTGCATCAGCAACAACAGCACACTGTATGAGGATTTTGGCGTAGTACATCATGATATTGACAATTCACCCATAGAAAGTAGCAGAAATAAGCAAAGCCGTGATGTGGATGATGGGGCTGGACCTAGTGGAGAAGGCTACTCTAATGAGGAACCACAGCCAAAGTGGATTCAAGGGGAAATTTTCGACTACTTTGCCA TGGAAGGAGGGGATCAAATATCCAAGAAGCTTGAATCCATTCACGGAGGGAAGGAGGATATTTACCAAGACATTGAAGATCCCAATCAAACTTTGACACAGTTAAGCATTAACAGCAGGAAGCTCTATGAGGAACTGGGTGATCTCAGCCATGATTCTTACAATTCAGCTGCAGAAGGTAGCAGAATTAAGCGAAGACTTGATGAGGAAGATGGGGCTGGACCTAGCGGAGAAGGCTACTCTAACAATGAACCACATCCAAAGACTCGGAGGATGTATGGCTGA
- the LOC126702653 gene encoding disease resistance protein RPV1-like isoform X22, translating to MALLDMKTDSSSFPSSSSAAVRWNYDVFLSFRGKDTRYNFVGHLYEALIQKGIHIFKDDINLDRGRPILPELLKAIGESRFAIVIISEDYASSDSCLVELAHIIHCKKEMGMTILPVFHHVDPSNIRKQLGTFEQAFIEHEKKENKETVEKWRDALREVGSLSGWHLKEYCSEIENIKDIVGCISLHLKYDALPYIAKDLVGINSRMEEFESHLALGSNDVRFIGIWGMGGMGKTTLARVVYYMVSIKFEACSFIEDVRERSERDGLVTLQQDLISDILKGTDLKIRDKYDGVINIRNRLRCKRILLVLDDVDKLDQLKFLVGEHDWFGPGSRIIITTRDEHVLKTHEVNEIYEVDGLNDEHALRLFSSKAFKGKHVPNDYLELSKHFLNYARGLPLALEVLGSFLNGKSIAEWKSALERLKDFPERIILQALKISFDGLRDAEKEIFLHIACFLNHKEKDHVLEVLDSLGLHPVIGLKELIDKSLLKITYMHIVWMHDLLEEMGKDIVRNECLNDPGKRSRLWCYKDIESVLKKNKGMKAVQAMHILCNYDKDEHEVKETCWSPEAISQMYNLKFLRIYGIFQDPQHLPNSLRVLCWSYYPSNSLPSTFQPDELVMLCLPHSRNEQLCIGIKNFDKLKIIDLSSSGFIISPDFTGVPNLEKLNLSSCQKLRELHPSVGILKKLVHFDLKFCENLVCLPNTICSLNSLERLDLCGCSNFDNLPENLGNLKGLKMLYLSGTAIKELPSSIDGLTTLTSLTLNDCKNLVCLPSTICSLKLLERLDLSRCSNFDNLPENLGNLKGLEELYLSGTAIKELPSSIDGLTTLTSLTLNDCKNLVCLPSSLNSLERLDFCGRSNFDNLPENLGNLKGLKNLHLSGTAIKELPSSIDGLTTLTSLTLNDCKNLVCLPSTICSLKLLECLDLYGCSNFDNLPENLGNLKGLKNLHLSGTAIKELPSSIDGLTTLTSLTLNDCKNLVCLPSIICSLNSLERLDLYGCSNFDNLPENLGNLKGLKNLHLSGTAIKELPSSIDGLTTLTSLTLNDCKNLVCLPSTICSLNSLERLDLCGCSNFDNLLENLGNLNGLKNLHLSGTAIKELPSSIDGLTTLTSLTLWSCRNLVCLPNTICCLISLECLEISGCSSFEYLPENLGNVKGLKKLGLSGSAIKELPSSIERLMHLTSLNLLDCFNLGCLPNTTCGFKFHGTLDLSTCSRFKNLPEMPWIIEGLLMLDLSNTVIEEMPSSIGRLTDLTALTLRFCMNLVRLPSTICSWKSLESLDLLGCLKFKNLPKNIGNMKDLEVLNLCWTSIIEFPSSIVLLKNLKHLYIRGWKLSEFYSQSASLELMDPLWNLPFSQPTSPQECIGLPSFLYSSLPTSPVLVGLLLPSLSGLHSLTYLCINDCDLLSIPDDIGCLSSLECLNLSGNNFVSLPESMSQLFNLRRLYLEGCKRLQSLGNVLSTIDSVIANDCSSLERLPELQFYPFMSNHSLFQCFNCFKLVDYIQNGSNMLQGLPNIVIPGGEIPKWFSNEFQGDNIQLSFPGCDELMGIVLCVVFVPNGSHQYHRNWNFTCIFQLNGLKIADFSQSYYFTTKYGRIESPHIWLLYLSTHRSVSNWGKICSRIDANGFRQLKIQIFAEVVEKIGVQLVYKQDMEDPNQTMAQCISNNSTLYEDFGVVHHDIDNSPIESSRNKQSRDVDDGAGPSGEGYSNEEPQPKWIQGEIFDYFAMEGGDQISKKLESIHGGKEDIYQDIEDPNQTLTQLSINSRKLYEELGDLSHDSYNSAAEGSRIKRRLDEEDGAGPSGEGYSNNEPHPKTRRMYG from the exons ATGGCTTTATTGGACATGAAGACGGACTCGTCATCTTTCCCAAGTTCTTCTTCAGCTGCTGTCCGATGGAATTATGACGTCTTTCTCAGTTTCAGAGGCAAGGACACCCGCTACAATTTTGTGGGTCATCTTTATGAAGCTTTGATACAAAAAGGCATTCACATTTTTAAAGACGATATAAACCTTGACAGAGGAAGACCCATCTTACCAGAGCTGTTGAAAGCAATAGGGGAGTCGAGATTTGCTATTGTCATTATCTCAGAAGACTACGCATCTTCAGATTCGTGTTTAGTTGAACTTGCACACATCATTCACTGCAAGAAAGAGATGGGAATGACAATTCTGCCTGTTTTTCACCATGTGGATCCATCCAATATACGGAAACAACTGGGAACTTTTGAGcaggcatttattgaacatgaAAAAAAGGAGAACAAAGAGACGGTGGAGAAATGGAGAGATGCTTTGAGAGAAGTGGGCAGCCTGAGCGGATGGCATTTAAAGGAATATTG CTCTGAGATAGAAAACATCAAAGACATCGTGGGATGTATATCGCTTCACTTGAAATATGATGCATTACCATACATTGCCAAGGACCTAGTAGGAATAAACTCTCGAATGGAGGAATTTGAGTCGCATTTAGCTTTAGGGTCAAACGATGTTCGCTTTATAGGGATTTGGGGGATGGGGGGAATGGGCAAGACAACTCTTGCTAGAGTTGTTTATTATATGGTTTCTATTAAATTTGAAGCTTGTAGTTTTATTGAGGATGTTAGGGAAAGATCTGAAAGAGATGGTTTAGTTACACTACAACAGGATCTTATTTCTGATATTTTGAAGGGAACAGATTTGAAAATTAGAGATAAGTATGATGGAGTTATCAATATCAGGAATAGGTTACGTTGTAAAAGGATTCTTCTTGTCCTTGATGATGTAGATAAATTGGACCAGTTGAAATTCTTAGTTGGGGAGCATGATTGGTTTGGTCCGGGCAGTAGAATTATCATAACAACAAGAGATGAGCATGTGTTGAAAACACATGAAGTAAATGAAATATATGAAGTTGATGGATTGAATGATGAACATGCTCTTCGACTATTTTCATCAAAAGCCTTTAAAGGCAAACATGTCCCAAATGATTATTTAGAGCTGTCTAAACATTTTTTGAATTATGCTAGGGGCCTTCCATTAGCTCTTGAGGTTTTAGGTTCATTTTTGAATGGAAAAAGTATTGCTGAATGGAAAAGTGCATTAGAGAGGCTCAAAGATTTTCCTGAGAGAATCATTCTCCAAGCACTTAAAATAAGTTTCGATGGACTCCGTGATGCAGAGAAGGAAATATTCCTGCATATTGCATGCTTCCTTAACCACAAGGAGAAAGATCATGTATTAGAAGTACTGGATAGTCTTGGCCTTCATCCTGTCATTGGATTGAAGGAACTCATTGATAAATCCCTCTTGAAAATTACGTATATGCATATAGTGTGGATGCATGATTTACTAGAAGAAATGGGGAAGGACATAGTTCGTAACGAGTGCCTTAATGATCCTGGAAAGCGTAGTAGATTGTGGTGTTATAAGGACATTGAAAGCgtgttgaaaaaaaataag GGAATGAAAGCAGTTCAAGCCAtgcatattttgtgtaattatgATAAAGATGAACATGAAGTAAAAGAGACATGTTGGAGCCCTGAGGCCATTTCGCAAATGTACAATCTTAAATTTCTTAGAATTTATGGTATTTTCCAGGATCCTCAACATCTTCCAAATTCTTTAAGAGTTCTCTGTTGGAGTTATTATCCTTCAAATTCTCTACCGTCAACTTTCCAGCCAGATGAGCTTGTTATGCTTTGTTTGCCACATAGCAGAAATGAACAACTTTGCATAGGAATAAAG aattttgacaagttgaagatCATCGACTTGTCTTCGTCGGGCTTCATTATATCCCCAGACTTCACTGGAGTCCCAAATCTTGAGAAATTAAATCTTTCATCTTGTCAAAAATTACGTGAGCTTCACCCATCCGTTGGAATTCTTAAAAAGCTTGTTCATTTTGATCTAAAGTTTTGCGAAAATCTTGTGTGTCTTCCTAACACCATTTGTAGTTTGAATTCACTTGAACGGCTTGATCTTTGTGG ATGCtcaaattttgacaacttgCCGGAGAACCTAGGGAATCTCAAAGGTCTCAAGATGCTTTATTTGAGTGGAACAGCTATAAAAGAGCTGCCTTCATCAATTGATGGTTTGACAACCCTTACTTCGTTGACTCTTAACGATTGTAAGAATCTTGTGTGTCTTCCTAGCACcatttgtagtttgaaattGCTAGAACGTCTTGATCTTTCTAGATGCtcaaattttgacaacttgCCGGAGAAC CTAGGGAATCTCAAAGGTCTCGAGGAGCTTTATTTGAGTGGAACAGCTATAAAAGAGCTGCCTTCATCAATTGATGGTTTGACAACCCTTACTTCGTTGACTCTTAACGATTGTAAGAATCTTGTGTGTCTTCCTAGCAGTTTGAATTCACTTGAAAGGCTTGATTTTTGTGGGCGCtcaaattttgacaacttgCCGGAGAACCTAGGAAATCTCAAAG GTCTCAAGAACCTTCACTTGAGTGGAACAGCTATAAAAGAGTTGCCTTCATCAATTGATGGTTTGACAACCCTTACTTCATTGACTCTTAACGATTGTAAGAATCTTGTGTGCCTTCCTAGCACcatttgtagtttgaaattGCTAGAATGTCTTGATCTTTATGG ATGCtcaaattttgacaacttgCCGGAGAACCTAGGGAATCTCAAAG GTCTCAAGAACCTTCACTTGAGTGGAACAGCTATAAAAGAGTTGCCTTCATCAATTGATGGTTTGACAACCCTTACTTCATTGACTCTTAACGATTGTAAGAATCTTGTGTGTCTTCCTAGCATCATTTGTAGTTTGAATTCACTTGAAAGGCTTGATCTTTATGGGTGCtcaaattttgacaacttgCCGGAGAACCTAGGAAATCTCAAAGGTCTCAAGAACCTTCACTTGAGTGGAACAGCTATAAAAGAATTGCCTTCATCAATTGATGGTTTGACAACCCTTACTTCATTGACTCTTAACGATTGTAAGAATCTTGTGTGTCTTCCTAGCACCATTTGTAGTTTGAATTCACTTGAAAGGCTTGATCTTTGTGGGTGCtcaaattttgacaacttgCTGGAGAACCTAGGAAATCTCAATGGTCTCAAGAACCTTCACTTGAGTGGAACAGCTATAAAAGAGTTGCCTTCATCAATTGATGGTTTGACAACCCTTACTTCATTGACTCTTTGGAGTTGCAGAAATCTTGTGTGTCTTCCTAACACCATTTGTTGTTTGATATCGCTTGAATGTCTTGAGATTTCTGGGTGCTCAAGTTTTGAATACTTGCCAGAGAATCTAGGGAATGTCAAAGGCCTAAAGAAGCTTGGTTTGAGTGGATCAGCTATAAAGGAGTTGCCTTCATCAATTGAACGTTTGATGCACCTTACTTCATTGAATTTGCTTGATTGCTTTAATCTTGGGTGTCTTCCTAACACAACTTGTGGTTTTAAGTTCCATGGCACTCTTGATCTTTCTACATGCTCAAGATTCAAAAACTTGCCAGAGATGCCATGGATAATCGAAGGTCTATTGATGCTTGATTTGAGTAATACAGTTATAGAAGAGATGCCTTCATCAATTGGCCGTTTGACTGACCTTACTGCATTGACTCTAAGATTTTGCATGAATCTTGTGCGCCTTCCTAGCACCATTTGTAGTTGGAAATCGCTTGAATCTCTTGATCTTTTAGGatgtttaaaattcaaaaacttgcCAAAGAACATAGGAAATATGAAAGATTTGGAGGTGCTCAATTTGTGTTGGACATCCATAATAGAGTTTCCTTCTTCCATTGTTCTCCTTAAAAATCTCAAACATCTATATATTCGTGGATGGAAATTATCTGAATTTTATTCCCAGTCAGCAAGTCTTGAGTTGATGGACCCATTATGGAATTTACCATTTTCCCAGCCAACGAGTCCTCAGGAGTGCATAGGATTGCCgtcatttttatattcttcCCTGCCAACAAGTCCTGTTTTAGTGGGCTTATTATTGCCTTCCTTATCGGGTCTGCATTCTTTAACATATTTGTGTATTAATGATTGCGATCTTTTGTCAATCCCCGATGACATTGGCTGCCTGTCATCTTTAGAATGCTTAAACCTAAGtggaaataattttgtttcCCTTCCTGAAAGCATGTCCCAACTCTTTAATCTTCGAAGACTCTATTTGGAGGGTTGCAAGAGGCTTCAATCATTGGGAAATGTTCTGTCAACTATTGATTCTGTAATTGCAAACGATTGTAGCTCACTGGAGAGATTGCCAGAACTACAATTTTATCCTTTTATGTCAAATCACTCCCTTTTCCAATGTTTCAACTGCTTCAAATTGGTTGACTATATTCAAAATGGCAGTAACATGcttcag GGACTACCAAATATTGTTATTCCTGGAGGTGAAATTCCAAAATGGTTTAGCAATGAGTTTCAGGGTGATAACATACAATTGTCTTTTCCTGGGTGTGATGAGCTAATGGGAATTGTGTTGTGTGTTGTTTTTGTACCCAATGGGTCACATCAATATCATAGAAATTGGaattttacatgtatttttCAGCTCAATGGACTTAAGATTGCAGATTTCTCACAATCTTATTATTTTACGACAAAATATGGTAGAATTGAATCTCCTCATATTTGGCTGCTATATTTGTCCACTCACCGTTCCGTCTCCAATTGGGGCAAAATATGTAGTCGCATTGATGCCAATGGATTCCGTCAACTCAAGATTCAAATATTTGCAGAGGTGGTGGAGAAAATTGGGGTTCAGTTGGTATACAAGCAAGACATGGAAGATCCCAATCAAACCATGGCACAGTGCATCAGCAACAACAGCACACTGTATGAGGATTTTGGCGTAGTACATCATGATATTGACAATTCACCCATAGAAAGTAGCAGAAATAAGCAAAGCCGTGATGTGGATGATGGGGCTGGACCTAGTGGAGAAGGCTACTCTAATGAGGAACCACAGCCAAAGTGGATTCAAGGGGAAATTTTCGACTACTTTGCCA TGGAAGGAGGGGATCAAATATCCAAGAAGCTTGAATCCATTCACGGAGGGAAGGAGGATATTTACCAAGACATTGAAGATCCCAATCAAACTTTGACACAGTTAAGCATTAACAGCAGGAAGCTCTATGAGGAACTGGGTGATCTCAGCCATGATTCTTACAATTCAGCTGCAGAAGGTAGCAGAATTAAGCGAAGACTTGATGAGGAAGATGGGGCTGGACCTAGCGGAGAAGGCTACTCTAACAATGAACCACATCCAAAGACTCGGAGGATGTATGGCTGA